A portion of the Mustela erminea isolate mMusErm1 chromosome 19, mMusErm1.Pri, whole genome shotgun sequence genome contains these proteins:
- the LOC116579353 gene encoding zinc finger protein 606 isoform X4, which produces MRNLETKALIPTQSVFEEEQSHSMKLERYIWDDPLFSRLEVLGCKDQLEMYHMNQSTAMRQMVFMQKQVLSQRGSEFCELGAEYSQNLNFVPSQRVSQIEHFYKPGTNAESWRCNSAIMYADKITCGNLDYDKACHQSIQPIQPEKIQTGDNLLKCPDAVKSFNHILHFGDRKGMHTGEKLYEYKECHQIFNQSPSYNEHPQLHIGENQYDYKEYENIFYFSSFMEHQKIGTVEKAYKYNEWEKVFGYDSFLTQHTSTYTSEKPYEYNECGTSFIWSSYLIQHKKTHTGEKPYECDKCGKVFRNRSALTKHERTHTGIKPYECNKCGKAFSWNSHLIVHKRIHTGEKPYVCNECGKSFNWNSHLIGHQRTHTGEKPFECTECGKSFSWSSHLIAHMRMHTGEKPFKCDECEKAFRDYSALSKHERTHSGAKPYKCTECGKSFSWSSHLIAHQRTHTGEKPYNCQECGKAFRERSALTKHEIIHSGIKPYECNKCGKSCSQMAHLVRHQRTHTGEKPYECNKCGKSFSQSCHLVAHRRIHTGEKPYKCNQCERSFNCSSHLIAHRRTHTGEKPYRCNECGKAFNESSSLIVHLRNHTGEKPYKCNHCEKAFCKNSSLIIHQRMHSGEKRFICSDCGKAFSGHSALLQHQRNHSEEKL; this is translated from the coding sequence ATGAGAAATCTTGAAACCAAAGCATTGATCCCAACACAAAGCGTTTTCGAGGAAGAACAATCCCATAGCATGAAGTTGGAAAGATACATATGGGATGATCCTTTGTTCTCCCGGTTAGAAGTCTTAGGATGTAAAGACCAATTAGAAATGTATCACATGAATCAGAGTACAGCTATGAGGCAAATGGTCTTCATGCAAAAGCAAGTACTGTCTCAAAGAGGTTCTGAATTCTGTGAACTTGGAGCAGAGTATAGCCAGAACTTAAACTTTGTTCCATCTCAGAGAGTTTCTCAAATAGAACATTTCTATAAGCCTGGTACAAATGCTGAAAGCTGGCGGTGCAACTCAGCCATAATGTATGCAGATAAGATTACCTGTGGAAATCTTGATTATGACAAAGCCTGCCACCAGTCCATACAGCCTATTCAGCCTGAAAAGATACAAACTGGAGATAATCTTCTCAAATGTCCTGATGCTGTTAAATCTTTCAATCATATACTACATTTTGGTGATCGTAAGGGAATGCATACAGGAGAAAAACTCTATGAATATAAGGAATGCCATCAAATCTTTAACCAGAGCCCATCATATAATGAACATCCACAACTTCATATTGGAGAAAACCAGTATGATTACAAAGAATAtgagaatatcttttatttttcatcatttatggAACATCAGAAAATTGGTACTGTAGAGAAAGCCTATAAATACAATGAATGGGAGAAAGTCTTTGGGTATGACTCATTCCTTACTCAACATACAAGCACTTACACCtcagagaaaccctatgaatatAATGAATGTGGGACATCTTTTATCTGGAGCTCTTACCTTATCCAGCATAAGAAAAcacatactggagagaaaccctatgaatgtgaTAAATGTGGAAAAGTGTTTAGGAATCGTTCAGCCCTTACTAAACATGAGCGGACTCACACTGGAATAAAGCCCTATGAATGTAAtaaatgtggaaaagccttcagcTGGAATTCTCATCTAATTGTACATAAAAGAattcatacaggagagaaaccttatgtATGTAACgaatgtgggaaatctttcaACTGGAACTCCCATCTTATTGGACATCAGAGAActcatactggagaaaaacctttTGAATGTACTGAATGTGGGAAGTCTTTCAGCTGGAGCTCCCATCTTATTGCCCATATGAGAATGcatactggagagaagccctTTAAATGTGATGAATGTGAAAAAGCTTTCAGGGATTACTCTGCCCTTAGTAAACATGAAAGAACTCACTCTGGAGCAAAACCATACAAATGTACGGAATGTGGAAAATCCTTCAGCTGGAGCTCCCATCTTATTGcacatcagagaactcacacaggagagaaaccctataacTGTCAGGAATGTGGCAAAGCATTCAGAGAACGCTCAGCCCTCACTAAACATGAAATAATTCATTCTGGAATCAAGCCTTATGAATGTAATAAATGTGGAAAATCCTGCAGCCAGATGGCTCACCTTGTTAGACATCAAAGGACTCATACTGGAGAAAAGCCCTATGAGTGTAATAAATGTGGGAAATCCTTCAGCCAGAGCTGTCACCTTGTTGCTCATCGGAGAATTCACACTGGtgagaaaccctataaatgtaaTCAATGTGAAAGATCTTTTAACTGTAGCTCTCACCTTATTGCACATCGGagaactcatactggagagaaaccatacagatgtaatgaatgtgggaaggcATTTAATGAGAGTTCTTCCCTGATTGTACATCTTAGGAAccatactggagaaaaaccctaCAAATGTAATCATTGTGAGAAAGCTTTCTGTAAGAATTCTTCTCTTATTATTCATCAGAGAATGCATAGTGGAGAGAAACGCTTTATATGCAGTGACTGTGGAAAAGCCTTTAGTGGTCACTCAGCCCTACTTCAACATCAGAGAAATCATAGTGAAGAGAAACTGTGA
- the LOC116579353 gene encoding zinc finger protein 606 isoform X5, translating to MAAINPWASWGVLTDQSWGIAAVDPWASWALCPQDCHVEENAKEERRATGFPTAQIQEPVTFKDVAVDFTQEEWGQLDPVQRTLYRDVMLETYGHLLSVGNHIAKPEVISLLEQGEEPWSVEQAYPQSTCPAVDTEQRWPPY from the exons GTGTCCTTACGGACCAGTCCTGGGGAATCGCAGCTGTTGATCCATGGGCCTCCTGGG CTCTGTGTCCTCAGGACTGCCATGTGGAAGAGAATGCCAAGGAGGAGAGGAGGGCCACTGGGTTCCCGACAGCCCAAATCCAG GAACCAGTGACCTTCAAGGATGTGGCTGTGGATTTCACCCAAGAGGAGTGGGGGCAGCTGGACCCTGTTCAGAGGACCCTGTACCGCGATGTGATGCTGGAGACCTATGGGCATCTGCTGTCTGTGG GGAATCACATTGCCAAGCCGGAGGTCATCTCTCTGTTGGAGCAAGGAGAGGAGCCATGGTCCGTGGAACAGGCATATCCTCAAAGCACTTGTCCAG CTGTTGATACAGAGCAAAGATGGCCACCTTATTAA
- the LOC116579353 gene encoding zinc finger protein 606 isoform X1: MAAINPWASWGVLTDQSWGIAAVDPWASWALCPQDCHVEENAKEERRATGFPTAQIQEPVTFKDVAVDFTQEEWGQLDPVQRTLYRDVMLETYGHLLSVGNHIAKPEVISLLEQGEEPWSVEQAYPQSTCPEWMRNLETKALIPTQSVFEEEQSHSMKLERYIWDDPLFSRLEVLGCKDQLEMYHMNQSTAMRQMVFMQKQVLSQRGSEFCELGAEYSQNLNFVPSQRVSQIEHFYKPGTNAESWRCNSAIMYADKITCGNLDYDKACHQSIQPIQPEKIQTGDNLLKCPDAVKSFNHILHFGDRKGMHTGEKLYEYKECHQIFNQSPSYNEHPQLHIGENQYDYKEYENIFYFSSFMEHQKIGTVEKAYKYNEWEKVFGYDSFLTQHTSTYTSEKPYEYNECGTSFIWSSYLIQHKKTHTGEKPYECDKCGKVFRNRSALTKHERTHTGIKPYECNKCGKAFSWNSHLIVHKRIHTGEKPYVCNECGKSFNWNSHLIGHQRTHTGEKPFECTECGKSFSWSSHLIAHMRMHTGEKPFKCDECEKAFRDYSALSKHERTHSGAKPYKCTECGKSFSWSSHLIAHQRTHTGEKPYNCQECGKAFRERSALTKHEIIHSGIKPYECNKCGKSCSQMAHLVRHQRTHTGEKPYECNKCGKSFSQSCHLVAHRRIHTGEKPYKCNQCERSFNCSSHLIAHRRTHTGEKPYRCNECGKAFNESSSLIVHLRNHTGEKPYKCNHCEKAFCKNSSLIIHQRMHSGEKRFICSDCGKAFSGHSALLQHQRNHSEEKL; the protein is encoded by the exons GTGTCCTTACGGACCAGTCCTGGGGAATCGCAGCTGTTGATCCATGGGCCTCCTGGG CTCTGTGTCCTCAGGACTGCCATGTGGAAGAGAATGCCAAGGAGGAGAGGAGGGCCACTGGGTTCCCGACAGCCCAAATCCAG GAACCAGTGACCTTCAAGGATGTGGCTGTGGATTTCACCCAAGAGGAGTGGGGGCAGCTGGACCCTGTTCAGAGGACCCTGTACCGCGATGTGATGCTGGAGACCTATGGGCATCTGCTGTCTGTGG GGAATCACATTGCCAAGCCGGAGGTCATCTCTCTGTTGGAGCAAGGAGAGGAGCCATGGTCCGTGGAACAGGCATATCCTCAAAGCACTTGTCCAG AGTGGATGAGAAATCTTGAAACCAAAGCATTGATCCCAACACAAAGCGTTTTCGAGGAAGAACAATCCCATAGCATGAAGTTGGAAAGATACATATGGGATGATCCTTTGTTCTCCCGGTTAGAAGTCTTAGGATGTAAAGACCAATTAGAAATGTATCACATGAATCAGAGTACAGCTATGAGGCAAATGGTCTTCATGCAAAAGCAAGTACTGTCTCAAAGAGGTTCTGAATTCTGTGAACTTGGAGCAGAGTATAGCCAGAACTTAAACTTTGTTCCATCTCAGAGAGTTTCTCAAATAGAACATTTCTATAAGCCTGGTACAAATGCTGAAAGCTGGCGGTGCAACTCAGCCATAATGTATGCAGATAAGATTACCTGTGGAAATCTTGATTATGACAAAGCCTGCCACCAGTCCATACAGCCTATTCAGCCTGAAAAGATACAAACTGGAGATAATCTTCTCAAATGTCCTGATGCTGTTAAATCTTTCAATCATATACTACATTTTGGTGATCGTAAGGGAATGCATACAGGAGAAAAACTCTATGAATATAAGGAATGCCATCAAATCTTTAACCAGAGCCCATCATATAATGAACATCCACAACTTCATATTGGAGAAAACCAGTATGATTACAAAGAATAtgagaatatcttttatttttcatcatttatggAACATCAGAAAATTGGTACTGTAGAGAAAGCCTATAAATACAATGAATGGGAGAAAGTCTTTGGGTATGACTCATTCCTTACTCAACATACAAGCACTTACACCtcagagaaaccctatgaatatAATGAATGTGGGACATCTTTTATCTGGAGCTCTTACCTTATCCAGCATAAGAAAAcacatactggagagaaaccctatgaatgtgaTAAATGTGGAAAAGTGTTTAGGAATCGTTCAGCCCTTACTAAACATGAGCGGACTCACACTGGAATAAAGCCCTATGAATGTAAtaaatgtggaaaagccttcagcTGGAATTCTCATCTAATTGTACATAAAAGAattcatacaggagagaaaccttatgtATGTAACgaatgtgggaaatctttcaACTGGAACTCCCATCTTATTGGACATCAGAGAActcatactggagaaaaacctttTGAATGTACTGAATGTGGGAAGTCTTTCAGCTGGAGCTCCCATCTTATTGCCCATATGAGAATGcatactggagagaagccctTTAAATGTGATGAATGTGAAAAAGCTTTCAGGGATTACTCTGCCCTTAGTAAACATGAAAGAACTCACTCTGGAGCAAAACCATACAAATGTACGGAATGTGGAAAATCCTTCAGCTGGAGCTCCCATCTTATTGcacatcagagaactcacacaggagagaaaccctataacTGTCAGGAATGTGGCAAAGCATTCAGAGAACGCTCAGCCCTCACTAAACATGAAATAATTCATTCTGGAATCAAGCCTTATGAATGTAATAAATGTGGAAAATCCTGCAGCCAGATGGCTCACCTTGTTAGACATCAAAGGACTCATACTGGAGAAAAGCCCTATGAGTGTAATAAATGTGGGAAATCCTTCAGCCAGAGCTGTCACCTTGTTGCTCATCGGAGAATTCACACTGGtgagaaaccctataaatgtaaTCAATGTGAAAGATCTTTTAACTGTAGCTCTCACCTTATTGCACATCGGagaactcatactggagagaaaccatacagatgtaatgaatgtgggaaggcATTTAATGAGAGTTCTTCCCTGATTGTACATCTTAGGAAccatactggagaaaaaccctaCAAATGTAATCATTGTGAGAAAGCTTTCTGTAAGAATTCTTCTCTTATTATTCATCAGAGAATGCATAGTGGAGAGAAACGCTTTATATGCAGTGACTGTGGAAAAGCCTTTAGTGGTCACTCAGCCCTACTTCAACATCAGAGAAATCATAGTGAAGAGAAACTGTGA
- the LOC116579353 gene encoding zinc finger protein 606 isoform X2, whose product MAAINPWASWALCPQDCHVEENAKEERRATGFPTAQIQEPVTFKDVAVDFTQEEWGQLDPVQRTLYRDVMLETYGHLLSVGNHIAKPEVISLLEQGEEPWSVEQAYPQSTCPEWMRNLETKALIPTQSVFEEEQSHSMKLERYIWDDPLFSRLEVLGCKDQLEMYHMNQSTAMRQMVFMQKQVLSQRGSEFCELGAEYSQNLNFVPSQRVSQIEHFYKPGTNAESWRCNSAIMYADKITCGNLDYDKACHQSIQPIQPEKIQTGDNLLKCPDAVKSFNHILHFGDRKGMHTGEKLYEYKECHQIFNQSPSYNEHPQLHIGENQYDYKEYENIFYFSSFMEHQKIGTVEKAYKYNEWEKVFGYDSFLTQHTSTYTSEKPYEYNECGTSFIWSSYLIQHKKTHTGEKPYECDKCGKVFRNRSALTKHERTHTGIKPYECNKCGKAFSWNSHLIVHKRIHTGEKPYVCNECGKSFNWNSHLIGHQRTHTGEKPFECTECGKSFSWSSHLIAHMRMHTGEKPFKCDECEKAFRDYSALSKHERTHSGAKPYKCTECGKSFSWSSHLIAHQRTHTGEKPYNCQECGKAFRERSALTKHEIIHSGIKPYECNKCGKSCSQMAHLVRHQRTHTGEKPYECNKCGKSFSQSCHLVAHRRIHTGEKPYKCNQCERSFNCSSHLIAHRRTHTGEKPYRCNECGKAFNESSSLIVHLRNHTGEKPYKCNHCEKAFCKNSSLIIHQRMHSGEKRFICSDCGKAFSGHSALLQHQRNHSEEKL is encoded by the exons CTCTGTGTCCTCAGGACTGCCATGTGGAAGAGAATGCCAAGGAGGAGAGGAGGGCCACTGGGTTCCCGACAGCCCAAATCCAG GAACCAGTGACCTTCAAGGATGTGGCTGTGGATTTCACCCAAGAGGAGTGGGGGCAGCTGGACCCTGTTCAGAGGACCCTGTACCGCGATGTGATGCTGGAGACCTATGGGCATCTGCTGTCTGTGG GGAATCACATTGCCAAGCCGGAGGTCATCTCTCTGTTGGAGCAAGGAGAGGAGCCATGGTCCGTGGAACAGGCATATCCTCAAAGCACTTGTCCAG AGTGGATGAGAAATCTTGAAACCAAAGCATTGATCCCAACACAAAGCGTTTTCGAGGAAGAACAATCCCATAGCATGAAGTTGGAAAGATACATATGGGATGATCCTTTGTTCTCCCGGTTAGAAGTCTTAGGATGTAAAGACCAATTAGAAATGTATCACATGAATCAGAGTACAGCTATGAGGCAAATGGTCTTCATGCAAAAGCAAGTACTGTCTCAAAGAGGTTCTGAATTCTGTGAACTTGGAGCAGAGTATAGCCAGAACTTAAACTTTGTTCCATCTCAGAGAGTTTCTCAAATAGAACATTTCTATAAGCCTGGTACAAATGCTGAAAGCTGGCGGTGCAACTCAGCCATAATGTATGCAGATAAGATTACCTGTGGAAATCTTGATTATGACAAAGCCTGCCACCAGTCCATACAGCCTATTCAGCCTGAAAAGATACAAACTGGAGATAATCTTCTCAAATGTCCTGATGCTGTTAAATCTTTCAATCATATACTACATTTTGGTGATCGTAAGGGAATGCATACAGGAGAAAAACTCTATGAATATAAGGAATGCCATCAAATCTTTAACCAGAGCCCATCATATAATGAACATCCACAACTTCATATTGGAGAAAACCAGTATGATTACAAAGAATAtgagaatatcttttatttttcatcatttatggAACATCAGAAAATTGGTACTGTAGAGAAAGCCTATAAATACAATGAATGGGAGAAAGTCTTTGGGTATGACTCATTCCTTACTCAACATACAAGCACTTACACCtcagagaaaccctatgaatatAATGAATGTGGGACATCTTTTATCTGGAGCTCTTACCTTATCCAGCATAAGAAAAcacatactggagagaaaccctatgaatgtgaTAAATGTGGAAAAGTGTTTAGGAATCGTTCAGCCCTTACTAAACATGAGCGGACTCACACTGGAATAAAGCCCTATGAATGTAAtaaatgtggaaaagccttcagcTGGAATTCTCATCTAATTGTACATAAAAGAattcatacaggagagaaaccttatgtATGTAACgaatgtgggaaatctttcaACTGGAACTCCCATCTTATTGGACATCAGAGAActcatactggagaaaaacctttTGAATGTACTGAATGTGGGAAGTCTTTCAGCTGGAGCTCCCATCTTATTGCCCATATGAGAATGcatactggagagaagccctTTAAATGTGATGAATGTGAAAAAGCTTTCAGGGATTACTCTGCCCTTAGTAAACATGAAAGAACTCACTCTGGAGCAAAACCATACAAATGTACGGAATGTGGAAAATCCTTCAGCTGGAGCTCCCATCTTATTGcacatcagagaactcacacaggagagaaaccctataacTGTCAGGAATGTGGCAAAGCATTCAGAGAACGCTCAGCCCTCACTAAACATGAAATAATTCATTCTGGAATCAAGCCTTATGAATGTAATAAATGTGGAAAATCCTGCAGCCAGATGGCTCACCTTGTTAGACATCAAAGGACTCATACTGGAGAAAAGCCCTATGAGTGTAATAAATGTGGGAAATCCTTCAGCCAGAGCTGTCACCTTGTTGCTCATCGGAGAATTCACACTGGtgagaaaccctataaatgtaaTCAATGTGAAAGATCTTTTAACTGTAGCTCTCACCTTATTGCACATCGGagaactcatactggagagaaaccatacagatgtaatgaatgtgggaaggcATTTAATGAGAGTTCTTCCCTGATTGTACATCTTAGGAAccatactggagaaaaaccctaCAAATGTAATCATTGTGAGAAAGCTTTCTGTAAGAATTCTTCTCTTATTATTCATCAGAGAATGCATAGTGGAGAGAAACGCTTTATATGCAGTGACTGTGGAAAAGCCTTTAGTGGTCACTCAGCCCTACTTCAACATCAGAGAAATCATAGTGAAGAGAAACTGTGA
- the LOC116579353 gene encoding zinc finger protein 606 isoform X3, which produces MLETYGHLLSVGNHIAKPEVISLLEQGEEPWSVEQAYPQSTCPEWMRNLETKALIPTQSVFEEEQSHSMKLERYIWDDPLFSRLEVLGCKDQLEMYHMNQSTAMRQMVFMQKQVLSQRGSEFCELGAEYSQNLNFVPSQRVSQIEHFYKPGTNAESWRCNSAIMYADKITCGNLDYDKACHQSIQPIQPEKIQTGDNLLKCPDAVKSFNHILHFGDRKGMHTGEKLYEYKECHQIFNQSPSYNEHPQLHIGENQYDYKEYENIFYFSSFMEHQKIGTVEKAYKYNEWEKVFGYDSFLTQHTSTYTSEKPYEYNECGTSFIWSSYLIQHKKTHTGEKPYECDKCGKVFRNRSALTKHERTHTGIKPYECNKCGKAFSWNSHLIVHKRIHTGEKPYVCNECGKSFNWNSHLIGHQRTHTGEKPFECTECGKSFSWSSHLIAHMRMHTGEKPFKCDECEKAFRDYSALSKHERTHSGAKPYKCTECGKSFSWSSHLIAHQRTHTGEKPYNCQECGKAFRERSALTKHEIIHSGIKPYECNKCGKSCSQMAHLVRHQRTHTGEKPYECNKCGKSFSQSCHLVAHRRIHTGEKPYKCNQCERSFNCSSHLIAHRRTHTGEKPYRCNECGKAFNESSSLIVHLRNHTGEKPYKCNHCEKAFCKNSSLIIHQRMHSGEKRFICSDCGKAFSGHSALLQHQRNHSEEKL; this is translated from the exons ATGCTGGAGACCTATGGGCATCTGCTGTCTGTGG GGAATCACATTGCCAAGCCGGAGGTCATCTCTCTGTTGGAGCAAGGAGAGGAGCCATGGTCCGTGGAACAGGCATATCCTCAAAGCACTTGTCCAG AGTGGATGAGAAATCTTGAAACCAAAGCATTGATCCCAACACAAAGCGTTTTCGAGGAAGAACAATCCCATAGCATGAAGTTGGAAAGATACATATGGGATGATCCTTTGTTCTCCCGGTTAGAAGTCTTAGGATGTAAAGACCAATTAGAAATGTATCACATGAATCAGAGTACAGCTATGAGGCAAATGGTCTTCATGCAAAAGCAAGTACTGTCTCAAAGAGGTTCTGAATTCTGTGAACTTGGAGCAGAGTATAGCCAGAACTTAAACTTTGTTCCATCTCAGAGAGTTTCTCAAATAGAACATTTCTATAAGCCTGGTACAAATGCTGAAAGCTGGCGGTGCAACTCAGCCATAATGTATGCAGATAAGATTACCTGTGGAAATCTTGATTATGACAAAGCCTGCCACCAGTCCATACAGCCTATTCAGCCTGAAAAGATACAAACTGGAGATAATCTTCTCAAATGTCCTGATGCTGTTAAATCTTTCAATCATATACTACATTTTGGTGATCGTAAGGGAATGCATACAGGAGAAAAACTCTATGAATATAAGGAATGCCATCAAATCTTTAACCAGAGCCCATCATATAATGAACATCCACAACTTCATATTGGAGAAAACCAGTATGATTACAAAGAATAtgagaatatcttttatttttcatcatttatggAACATCAGAAAATTGGTACTGTAGAGAAAGCCTATAAATACAATGAATGGGAGAAAGTCTTTGGGTATGACTCATTCCTTACTCAACATACAAGCACTTACACCtcagagaaaccctatgaatatAATGAATGTGGGACATCTTTTATCTGGAGCTCTTACCTTATCCAGCATAAGAAAAcacatactggagagaaaccctatgaatgtgaTAAATGTGGAAAAGTGTTTAGGAATCGTTCAGCCCTTACTAAACATGAGCGGACTCACACTGGAATAAAGCCCTATGAATGTAAtaaatgtggaaaagccttcagcTGGAATTCTCATCTAATTGTACATAAAAGAattcatacaggagagaaaccttatgtATGTAACgaatgtgggaaatctttcaACTGGAACTCCCATCTTATTGGACATCAGAGAActcatactggagaaaaacctttTGAATGTACTGAATGTGGGAAGTCTTTCAGCTGGAGCTCCCATCTTATTGCCCATATGAGAATGcatactggagagaagccctTTAAATGTGATGAATGTGAAAAAGCTTTCAGGGATTACTCTGCCCTTAGTAAACATGAAAGAACTCACTCTGGAGCAAAACCATACAAATGTACGGAATGTGGAAAATCCTTCAGCTGGAGCTCCCATCTTATTGcacatcagagaactcacacaggagagaaaccctataacTGTCAGGAATGTGGCAAAGCATTCAGAGAACGCTCAGCCCTCACTAAACATGAAATAATTCATTCTGGAATCAAGCCTTATGAATGTAATAAATGTGGAAAATCCTGCAGCCAGATGGCTCACCTTGTTAGACATCAAAGGACTCATACTGGAGAAAAGCCCTATGAGTGTAATAAATGTGGGAAATCCTTCAGCCAGAGCTGTCACCTTGTTGCTCATCGGAGAATTCACACTGGtgagaaaccctataaatgtaaTCAATGTGAAAGATCTTTTAACTGTAGCTCTCACCTTATTGCACATCGGagaactcatactggagagaaaccatacagatgtaatgaatgtgggaaggcATTTAATGAGAGTTCTTCCCTGATTGTACATCTTAGGAAccatactggagaaaaaccctaCAAATGTAATCATTGTGAGAAAGCTTTCTGTAAGAATTCTTCTCTTATTATTCATCAGAGAATGCATAGTGGAGAGAAACGCTTTATATGCAGTGACTGTGGAAAAGCCTTTAGTGGTCACTCAGCCCTACTTCAACATCAGAGAAATCATAGTGAAGAGAAACTGTGA